A single genomic interval of Amycolatopsis albispora harbors:
- a CDS encoding glyoxalase: MAIIESIVLDVTDTAAARRFYAAAFDLDETRVGLRTATPGTGFRGYTMSLTVAQPSTVDSFVRSAVDAGATALKPAEKSMWGYGGVVRAPDGAIWKVATSAKKDTGPATREIGDLVLLLGTEDVAASKRFYAEHGIAVAKSFGRMYVEFDTGTGPIKLGLYRRRALAKAAGVPPEGSGSHGITIVGEAGSFTDPDGFAWQREKAFAQ; encoded by the coding sequence ATGGCAATCATCGAATCCATCGTGCTCGACGTGACCGACACCGCGGCCGCCCGGCGCTTCTACGCCGCGGCCTTCGACCTGGACGAAACCCGCGTGGGCCTGCGGACCGCGACGCCCGGCACCGGCTTCCGCGGGTACACGATGTCGCTCACCGTGGCCCAGCCGTCCACTGTGGACAGCTTTGTCCGGTCCGCTGTGGACGCCGGGGCCACCGCGCTCAAGCCCGCCGAGAAGTCGATGTGGGGATACGGCGGCGTGGTGCGGGCGCCGGACGGGGCGATCTGGAAGGTCGCCACCTCGGCGAAGAAGGACACCGGCCCGGCGACCAGGGAGATCGGCGACCTCGTGCTGCTGCTGGGCACCGAGGACGTGGCCGCGAGCAAGCGGTTCTACGCCGAGCACGGGATCGCCGTGGCGAAGAGCTTCGGCCGCATGTACGTCGAGTTCGACACCGGGACGGGCCCGATCAAGCTGGGCCTGTACCGGCGGCGCGCGCTGGCCAAGGCCGCGGGGGTGCCGCCGGAGGGCAGCGGCTCGCACGGGATCACCATCGTCGGCGAGGCGGGCTCGTTCACCGATCCCGACGGTTTCGCCTGGCAGCGCGAAAAGGCCTTCGCCCAGTGA